The following is a genomic window from Candidatus Methylomirabilis sp..
CAGCTATGCCGTCGAGACCCTTCTGCTGCTGCTGTCACCCTTTGCGCCGCATCTGTGCGAGGAACTCTGGGAACGACTCGGTCGCAGCGGAAGCATCTTTCACGCGGCCTGGCCGACCTACGACCCGGCTGTGATTACGGCCGAGGAGATTGTAGTGGTTATCCAGGTGGATGGAAAGCTTCGGAGCCGACTCTTCATGCCCGCGGATGCCGACGAGAGCGCCATGCGTGAGACAGCCCTTGCGGACGAGCGGGTCAAGGGGTGGCTGGAGGATAGATCGATCCGGAAGGTGGTAGTGGTGCCGAAGAAGCTGGTGAATATTGTAACCGGGGGAGTCCGATGAGAGCGATCGTGTGCGTGGCGGTACTCCTGGCGCTGGCCGGATGTGGCTATCGGCCAGTAGGATCCGGGGAGGTGAGCGCGCTTCAGCCCTCCATCAGGACGATCAGCATCGGGACCCTCAAAAACCGAACGCTTCGTCCCACCATTCTATCGGCTCTGAGAGATGCGCTGATTCGCAGGCTTGCAGCCGATGGCCGGATCCGAGTTGTGGAGGAGGGGGCCGATACCCTTTTGGAAGGGGCTATTGAAGGGTTTGGCGAAGAGGCGCTGGCCTTCGATTCCAACGACATCGCCAAGCGCCTGCGACTGAGCATCTCGTTTTCCTTTACGGTGAAAAATCGGCTGGAGGATAAGGTGCTCCTCCGAGACGGCGTTGCAGGCGTAGCCTACTACTTTACGGGAACAGGGGTCACAGCCACCAGGGCGGCCGAGGACGAGGCCACGCTTCGGGCAGTGGCGGACCTCGCCGATCAGGTGGTCAGTCGGGTGCTGGACGGGGTGTGATGGGACGCTGGGTTACGAGGGGCCACTCTGTTGCCGAACAGGTCCGCAGAGGGGAGGTTGCGCCCGTCTATTGTCTCTACGGGGAGGAGGAGTACCGTCGAGATCAGGCGCTCAACCAGCTTCTTGACGCATTGCTGACGGAAGGCGCGAGAGACCTGAATCTCGATCAGATTCGACCTGGAGAGCCAGGGATGCCGTCGATCCTGGGGAGCGCTCGGACGTTGCCGTTTCTAGCGTCGCGTCGGGTGGTCCTGATCCGAGGTGTCGAGGATCTCTCGAAGGAGCAGCAAGAGGATCTGCTCGCCTATCTGAACGATCCCTCTCCCACAAGCTGCCTTGTGCTGACGGGCAAGCGTCTTGATCTCAGAACCCGGTTGGCGGCGGCGATACAGAAGAAAGGGATACTCCTTCGCTTTGATCGCTTGGAGGCAGATTCCGTGAAGGAGTCGCTAATGGCCACGGCCAAAGAGCAGGGTATACGGCTGCAGCCGGAAGCGATCAGCCTACTTATGGCCCTGGTGGGCGACGATTTTCGCCAGTTGATCTATAACGTAGAAAAGGCGGCGCTCTTTGTTGGAGAGCGCAAGGAGATCAGTGCGAAGGATATTGAAGCCTTGGTTGGTGAAACCCGAGTGCGATCGATCTTCCAACTGACCGATGCCGTATCAGGCAGGGATCTGGATCTTGCCCTTCGTTGCCTGACGAGTCTGTTGGGGAGCGGGGAAGAGCCCCTGGCCGTCCTCGGGATGTTGGCTCGCCAGATCCGCCTGCTGATTCAGGCAAAAGCGCTTCAGGAGCAGGCGACCCCGGTGAGCAGGATGACTCACGTACTCGGCCTGCCGCCTCGCGTTGTCGCTGCCCTGGCGGAACATAGTGCCTCGCGTTCCTGGCAGCAGCTCACAGGCGCCATCCAGTCGCTCTCACGGGCCGACCTTGCCATCAAGACAGGAAAGGCTGAATCTCCTGTGGTCTTGAGCGGACTGGTCTGGGGCCTCTGCCGGGTGTGAGACCTACGACGGCTGCGGGATGGCTTGGAGCTGGCGGGCGAGTCTTGACTTATAGCGGGCCGCGGCGTTCTTGTGGATGAAGCCTTTGCCGGCGGCTCTGTCAATGAACGGCACGGCCTGTACGAATGCCTTCTCCGCAGCATTCCGGTCCTGCCCCTCTATCCCCGCTCGTACCTTCTTGATTACTGTCTTTAGACTACTCTTTGCCGCGCGATTGCGCAACCGTCGCTTCAGGCTTTGTCTCATGTGCTTCTGCGCCGACTTGGTTATTGGCATCGTTCCGCTTCTCCTTTGTGGCGTGTTATGTCCACCCGGTACACGGGAGGGTAGATTGCGCCATTTATTACAATGGAGCGGCGCTCATTTGTCAAGGAATTTCTGATGGAGCAGGAACGTCCCGGAAAGATCGCGCGAGCGGCCGGCGTGGTGAGCGGAGCCACCCTGTTAAGCCGTATCCTTGGCTTTGTCCGTGATCTGATCATTGCCAGGGCGTTTGGAGCTGGAACCGCAACCGATGCCTTCTTTGCCGCCTTCCGTCTCCCCAATATGTTGCGGGAACTGCTGGGGGAGGGGGCCCTCTCGGCGGCGTTCATCCCGGTCTTCACCGAATCGTTTACCACGCGTGGACGCGAAAGCGCCTGGCGATTGGCGTGGACTGTCTTAACCCTGCTGGCGCTGCTGCTCGTACTGGTCTCTATCGCCGGTATCGTGCTTGCGCCGTGGTTGATCCGGCTCATCGCCCCGGGATTCCACGCCATCCCGTCAAAACTTGACCTTGCCGTCTATCTTACCCGGCTGATGTTCCCATACATCCTGTTTATCGGGGTGGCGGCGCTCTTCATGGCGATTCTCAATTCGCAGGGTCACTTCGCTACCCCGGCGCTGTCGCCCAGCATGTTGAACATCGCCATGATCGGGTGCGCCCTGTATCTGACGCCCTATCTGGACCCGCCTATCGTGGCGTTGGCCATCGGCGTCCTCATCGGGGGCGTTGCCCAGCTTCTGATTCAAATTCCAGAGGTGTGGAGACGTGGCATGGGCGCCCACCGGAGTATCGATTTTGGCGACCCTGCCGTCGGGCGTATCTCACGTCTTATGGCGCCAGGGGTCGCGGGGCTGGCCATTACGCAGGTCAATGTTTTCGTCGGGACCTTGCTCGCTTCGCTGATGGGGGAGGGGGGGATCTCGGTTCTTTATTATGCCTTCCGATTGATCCAATTTCCGATCGGTGTCTTCGGTGTGGCGATTGCCACGGCGGCCTTCCCCGCCATGGCGAGACAGGCGGCGAACCGTTCCCTTGGAGAGGTTGGGGCCACGGTGGCCTACGCGATCCGCCTTGTCCTCTTCGTCACGCTCCCATCGATGGTAGGCCTGATGGTGTTCAGGGTCCCGATCATCCAGCTTCTCTTCGAGCGGGGCGCATTTGATCGGACCGTCACCCTCGCAACCGCTGAGGTCGTGTTGTTCTACGCCTTCGGGCTTGGGGCCTATGTGTCGAACCGCATCCTCGTGCCGGCCTTCTACTCGCTTCAGGATACGGCGACGCCGGTCAAGATCGGCATGGTGACCGTGATGGTCAACATTGTTTTTTCTCTTGTGCTGATGCGGCCCATGGGACTTGCAGGCCTGGCCCTGGCGACGACTCTGTCTTCCTTTGTAAACCTGGGGCTGCTGCTGGTCGCCCTGCGACGGCGTCTGGGGCAGCTTCACGGATTAGGCTTCCGCTCGGTCGCGCAGATAAGCGGGGCTGCCGCCGCAATGGCCCTGATTGCCTTATTG
Proteins encoded in this region:
- a CDS encoding class I tRNA ligase family protein encodes the protein SYAVETLLLLLSPFAPHLCEELWERLGRSGSIFHAAWPTYDPAVITAEEIVVVIQVDGKLRSRLFMPADADESAMRETALADERVKGWLEDRSIRKVVVVPKKLVNIVTGGVR
- a CDS encoding LptE family protein, with product MRAIVCVAVLLALAGCGYRPVGSGEVSALQPSIRTISIGTLKNRTLRPTILSALRDALIRRLAADGRIRVVEEGADTLLEGAIEGFGEEALAFDSNDIAKRLRLSISFSFTVKNRLEDKVLLRDGVAGVAYYFTGTGVTATRAAEDEATLRAVADLADQVVSRVLDGV
- the holA gene encoding DNA polymerase III subunit delta, with the translated sequence MGRWVTRGHSVAEQVRRGEVAPVYCLYGEEEYRRDQALNQLLDALLTEGARDLNLDQIRPGEPGMPSILGSARTLPFLASRRVVLIRGVEDLSKEQQEDLLAYLNDPSPTSCLVLTGKRLDLRTRLAAAIQKKGILLRFDRLEADSVKESLMATAKEQGIRLQPEAISLLMALVGDDFRQLIYNVEKAALFVGERKEISAKDIEALVGETRVRSIFQLTDAVSGRDLDLALRCLTSLLGSGEEPLAVLGMLARQIRLLIQAKALQEQATPVSRMTHVLGLPPRVVAALAEHSASRSWQQLTGAIQSLSRADLAIKTGKAESPVVLSGLVWGLCRV
- the rpsT gene encoding 30S ribosomal protein S20 produces the protein MPITKSAQKHMRQSLKRRLRNRAAKSSLKTVIKKVRAGIEGQDRNAAEKAFVQAVPFIDRAAGKGFIHKNAAARYKSRLARQLQAIPQPS
- the murJ gene encoding murein biosynthesis integral membrane protein MurJ, whose product is MEQERPGKIARAAGVVSGATLLSRILGFVRDLIIARAFGAGTATDAFFAAFRLPNMLRELLGEGALSAAFIPVFTESFTTRGRESAWRLAWTVLTLLALLLVLVSIAGIVLAPWLIRLIAPGFHAIPSKLDLAVYLTRLMFPYILFIGVAALFMAILNSQGHFATPALSPSMLNIAMIGCALYLTPYLDPPIVALAIGVLIGGVAQLLIQIPEVWRRGMGAHRSIDFGDPAVGRISRLMAPGVAGLAITQVNVFVGTLLASLMGEGGISVLYYAFRLIQFPIGVFGVAIATAAFPAMARQAANRSLGEVGATVAYAIRLVLFVTLPSMVGLMVFRVPIIQLLFERGAFDRTVTLATAEVVLFYAFGLGAYVSNRILVPAFYSLQDTATPVKIGMVTVMVNIVFSLVLMRPMGLAGLALATTLSSFVNLGLLLVALRRRLGQLHGLGFRSVAQISGAAAAMALIALLLIYLRDPLTIEPLLRRVVVLTLELVISFAVFLAAAACMGSEELRGLWRGLIGRRRRV